A region from the Natronoarchaeum mannanilyticum genome encodes:
- a CDS encoding CopD family protein has protein sequence MAIVEAAAVVIHTIFAAVWVGSVVFMTVSVLPMAKDGLLDPEAVERASGTLTRITRWSALLLLATGSYMASEFYTAEGLFGSGSGHLVLTMVALWLVLTGLLEMTTRRLEDGLQAKRVRAPAAETETWFRAASVVGLALLTVAGLLSSPGLI, from the coding sequence ATGGCTATCGTCGAAGCGGCGGCTGTCGTGATCCACACGATATTCGCCGCCGTCTGGGTGGGTAGCGTCGTTTTCATGACTGTCTCCGTGCTCCCGATGGCGAAAGACGGGCTGCTCGACCCCGAAGCCGTCGAGCGCGCCTCGGGCACGCTGACGAGGATCACGCGCTGGAGCGCGCTGTTGCTGCTGGCGACGGGAAGCTACATGGCATCGGAGTTCTACACGGCTGAAGGGCTGTTCGGCTCCGGCAGCGGCCACCTCGTGCTGACGATGGTCGCGCTCTGGCTGGTGCTGACCGGGCTGCTCGAGATGACGACGCGCCGCCTCGAAGACGGTCTGCAGGCCAAGCGCGTCCGCGCGCCGGCCGCCGAAACCGAGACGTGGTTCCGCGCGGCGTCGGTCGTCGGCCTCGCGCTGCTGACCGTCGCCGGGCTGCTGTCCTCGCCCGGCCTCATCTGA
- a CDS encoding YIP1 family protein has protein sequence MSLIEQWTGVTKFMVTEPDAFIDQYDEDHGIGYPIKFVALSVIAMALPITLLMVLANLSSPADLRAAAIIGAAIVLIGFVASIIEMLLVHGVVYALGGREGSVSTFEAYAFPSAVRLGLAWIPLVNLAVGFYGLYLQIKTLASFQGVSSGRSAVALVFASLLVLPTMVIAIAVIAAFFLELGGGGGAPV, from the coding sequence ATGAGTTTGATCGAACAGTGGACGGGCGTAACGAAGTTCATGGTAACTGAACCGGACGCGTTCATCGACCAGTACGACGAGGATCACGGGATCGGGTATCCGATCAAGTTCGTGGCGCTGTCGGTGATCGCCATGGCGCTGCCGATCACGCTGCTGATGGTACTCGCGAACCTCTCGTCGCCGGCCGATCTCAGGGCGGCCGCGATCATCGGCGCCGCGATCGTGCTCATCGGGTTTGTCGCGTCGATCATCGAGATGCTCCTCGTTCACGGCGTCGTCTACGCGCTCGGCGGGCGCGAGGGGTCGGTGTCGACGTTCGAGGCGTACGCGTTTCCCTCGGCCGTCAGGCTCGGTCTGGCCTGGATTCCCCTGGTCAACCTTGCCGTCGGTTTCTACGGACTCTACTTGCAGATCAAGACGCTGGCGTCCTTTCAGGGCGTCTCGTCGGGACGGTCCGCCGTCGCGTTGGTCTTCGCCTCGCTCCTCGTGCTGCCGACGATGGTGATCGCGATCGCCGTGATCGCCGCGTTCTTCCTCGAGCTCGGCGGGGGTGGCGGGGCGCCAGTTTGA
- a CDS encoding GH32 C-terminal domain-containing protein, whose translation MTDPASRVGFVTSGDPTPEQRAAIEWCAETGATVEALSLSGVASGEVDLADCDVLWWHADESVADEPALERAADPIGDYVDAGGGLLLSLRAQEAVSALGIDPVAPDATGVDHPETTIGLLCKSLYDDYSAFEGFDDLRVPTRSVDGPQPYARYDDVLPERGDVLASTIRDADDVPHQPALIGWSVGDGGVAGLGTALTFAGDTTETCERNRTRLLENLLSTLAADAGAFVDGRPKDADALSAMRSRLSDDPNRPQYHVSPPANWLNDPNGLIHWDGQFHVFYQYNPGGPYHDTIHWGHAVSDDLVHWRDEPVALTPSPDGPDRDGCWSGCAFDNDGEATILYTGGRGDEQLPCLATAADQSLRGWEKSSATPVISDLPEAPPLRSTDDWVAEFRDHNVWYENGRWHQLIGSGVESGGGTALLYTAGDDLTDWRYEGPILTGDPERDGAMWECPELLDLGEKRLLHISNYEEVRYYLGEYADGEFDVETTGLLDHGDFYAPQSMRTDDGRWLTWGWCWEARDESAQWDAGWSGTLSLPRRVELDDDGRLRQRPAAELAELRERRLHEGGVELTDERRELGRGRSIELRAEIRLEDADEFSITVCESADGDERTPIRYTRDSHVEVDRTESSADPRSTKAPERMSVSPVDGPLELTAYLDGSVLELFVNERHCLTTRIYPTAADADRLSVAATGGTATVESLDVWELGSAWEHDERAASAVEPAEE comes from the coding sequence ATGACCGATCCCGCGAGTCGCGTCGGCTTCGTCACTTCGGGCGATCCGACTCCGGAGCAGCGCGCCGCGATCGAGTGGTGCGCGGAGACCGGCGCGACCGTCGAGGCGCTCTCGCTTTCCGGCGTCGCGTCCGGCGAGGTAGATCTCGCCGACTGCGACGTCCTCTGGTGGCACGCAGACGAGTCGGTCGCGGACGAGCCGGCGCTCGAACGCGCGGCCGATCCGATCGGAGACTACGTCGATGCCGGCGGCGGCCTGTTGCTATCGCTGCGCGCACAGGAGGCCGTCTCCGCGCTCGGGATCGATCCCGTCGCGCCGGACGCGACCGGCGTCGATCACCCGGAGACCACGATCGGACTGCTCTGCAAGTCTCTGTACGACGACTACTCCGCGTTCGAGGGGTTCGACGACCTGCGCGTCCCGACGCGGTCGGTCGACGGCCCGCAGCCGTACGCCCGGTACGACGACGTGTTGCCCGAGCGCGGCGATGTGCTCGCGAGCACGATCCGGGATGCCGACGATGTTCCACACCAGCCGGCGCTGATCGGCTGGTCGGTCGGCGACGGCGGCGTCGCCGGGCTGGGCACCGCACTCACTTTCGCCGGCGACACGACCGAGACGTGCGAGCGCAATCGGACGCGCCTACTGGAGAACCTGCTGTCGACGCTGGCCGCCGACGCCGGGGCGTTCGTCGACGGTCGACCGAAGGACGCCGACGCGCTCTCGGCGATGCGATCGCGGTTGTCGGACGATCCTAACCGCCCGCAGTACCACGTCTCCCCGCCGGCGAACTGGCTCAACGATCCGAACGGACTGATCCACTGGGACGGGCAGTTCCACGTGTTCTACCAGTACAACCCCGGCGGGCCGTACCACGACACGATCCACTGGGGGCACGCCGTCAGCGACGATCTGGTTCACTGGCGCGACGAGCCGGTCGCGCTGACGCCGTCGCCGGACGGACCGGACCGCGACGGCTGCTGGTCGGGCTGCGCGTTCGATAACGACGGCGAGGCGACGATCCTCTACACCGGCGGGCGGGGCGACGAGCAGCTCCCCTGCCTGGCGACCGCCGCGGACCAGTCCCTGCGGGGCTGGGAGAAGTCGTCCGCCACCCCCGTCATCTCCGACCTTCCCGAGGCGCCGCCGCTGCGCTCGACCGACGACTGGGTCGCGGAGTTCCGCGACCACAACGTCTGGTACGAAAACGGGCGCTGGCACCAGCTGATCGGCTCCGGCGTCGAGAGCGGGGGCGGCACGGCGCTGCTGTACACCGCCGGCGACGACTTGACCGACTGGCGGTACGAGGGGCCGATCCTGACCGGCGATCCCGAGCGCGACGGCGCGATGTGGGAGTGCCCCGAACTGCTCGATCTCGGCGAGAAGCGACTGTTGCACATCTCGAACTACGAGGAGGTCCGCTACTACCTCGGCGAGTACGCCGACGGAGAGTTCGACGTCGAGACGACCGGGCTGCTCGATCACGGCGACTTCTACGCGCCCCAGTCGATGCGGACCGACGACGGGCGCTGGCTCACCTGGGGCTGGTGCTGGGAGGCCAGAGACGAGAGCGCCCAGTGGGACGCCGGCTGGTCCGGGACGCTCTCGCTCCCGCGACGCGTCGAGCTCGACGACGACGGTCGGCTCCGCCAGCGTCCCGCGGCCGAACTCGCCGAGCTGCGCGAGCGCCGGCTGCACGAGGGCGGCGTCGAGCTGACCGACGAGCGACGCGAACTCGGCCGCGGCCGGTCGATCGAACTCCGCGCCGAAATCCGACTGGAGGACGCCGACGAGTTTTCGATCACCGTCTGCGAGTCGGCCGACGGCGACGAGCGGACGCCGATCCGGTACACGCGGGACAGTCACGTCGAGGTCGACCGCACCGAATCGAGCGCCGACCCTCGATCCACGAAAGCGCCCGAGCGGATGTCCGTCTCGCCCGTCGACGGGCCGCTGGAGCTGACCGCCTACCTCGACGGCTCCGTGCTGGAGCTGTTCGTCAACGAGCGCCACTGCCTGACGACGCGGATCTACCCGACCGCGGCCGACGCCGACCGGCTGTCGGTGGCCGCGACCGGCGGTACCGCAACCGTCGAGTCACTGGACGTCTGGGAGCTCGGCTCGGCGTGGGAGCACGACGAGCGCGCGGCGTCGGCCGTCGAGCCGGCGGAAGAGTAG
- a CDS encoding DUF6684 family protein, producing the protein MAEQPFDRETLLDITVNAVPFAILVIFILLFTFVTPWGPRFGGQNTLPSLVMYGHMLFTTFMLVVVTYVSAKYISRDEP; encoded by the coding sequence ATGGCCGAGCAACCATTCGATCGAGAGACGCTGCTCGATATCACGGTCAACGCCGTCCCGTTCGCGATACTGGTGATCTTCATTCTCCTGTTCACGTTCGTCACGCCGTGGGGACCGCGCTTCGGCGGCCAGAACACGCTACCGTCGCTGGTCATGTACGGGCACATGCTCTTTACGACGTTCATGCTCGTCGTCGTGACCTACGTCAGCGCGAAGTACATCTCGCGCGACGAACCCTGA
- a CDS encoding PRC-barrel domain containing protein produces the protein MSSLSDAVGSIVVDAAGDRVGVVTDSDGDRLFVRPEPGALDAVASKFGWMEARRDAYPLAPEHVATAGGGTVRLRE, from the coding sequence ATGAGTTCCCTCAGCGACGCCGTCGGATCGATCGTCGTCGACGCCGCGGGCGACCGCGTCGGCGTCGTCACCGACAGCGACGGCGACCGGCTGTTCGTCCGGCCGGAGCCGGGCGCCCTCGACGCCGTGGCGAGCAAGTTCGGCTGGATGGAAGCCCGACGAGACGCGTACCCGCTGGCGCCCGAACACGTCGCCACCGCCGGCGGCGGAACGGTGCGGCTTCGAGAGTGA
- a CDS encoding NUDIX hydrolase: MAEDDLRWETLDSQTAYSCPGFDVVTDDVRFPDGTEGEYDYLSEPPAVVVLPFTSDGDVVVIEEWRQAVDRINRGLPVGGVEPDDESLAAAARRELREETGYETESVSHMTTVEPANGIADSVLHFFVARDCRPTAEQNLDHNESIRTDTTSFEELRAAVAADDVRDGRTALGVLYYELVEN, from the coding sequence ATGGCCGAAGACGACCTCCGCTGGGAGACGCTCGACTCGCAGACCGCCTACTCCTGTCCCGGCTTCGACGTCGTGACCGACGACGTCCGCTTCCCCGACGGCACCGAGGGGGAGTACGACTACCTGTCGGAGCCGCCCGCGGTCGTGGTCTTGCCGTTCACGTCGGACGGCGACGTCGTCGTCATCGAGGAGTGGCGCCAGGCGGTCGACCGGATCAACCGCGGGCTGCCCGTCGGCGGCGTCGAGCCCGACGACGAGTCGCTGGCGGCGGCCGCGCGCCGCGAGCTGCGCGAGGAGACCGGCTACGAGACCGAGTCGGTGAGCCACATGACGACGGTCGAGCCGGCCAACGGCATCGCCGACTCGGTGTTGCACTTTTTTGTCGCCCGCGACTGTCGGCCTACGGCCGAGCAGAATCTCGACCACAACGAGAGCATCCGGACCGACACCACCTCGTTCGAGGAGCTCCGCGCGGCCGTCGCGGCGGACGACGTCCGGGACGGCCGGACCGCGCTGGGCGTGCTCTACTACGAACTCGTCGAGAACTGA
- the trmY gene encoding tRNA (pseudouridine(54)-N(1))-methyltransferase TrmY: MRQFIVLGHDVPTEPDFSLDDIAGGAGRLDVLCRCVNSAFFLSHAIREDVRTHLVLRDEFTITFEGADLRRLNPDERSTAALVRNALEEREEAIGHIPVETSPGVSLTRRGFEPLLESVEGTVVQLHEDGDPVVEVAPPEDPIFVLSDHNDFTDDEAALLDDAADRRVRLGPERLHADHAITVAHNHLDTDGFTRY; the protein is encoded by the coding sequence ATGCGCCAGTTCATCGTGCTCGGGCACGACGTCCCCACGGAGCCCGACTTCTCGCTCGACGACATCGCGGGCGGCGCCGGCCGTCTCGACGTGCTCTGTCGCTGCGTCAACTCCGCCTTTTTCCTCTCGCACGCGATTCGGGAGGACGTCCGGACGCACCTCGTTCTCCGGGACGAGTTCACGATCACGTTCGAGGGAGCCGATCTCCGGCGCCTGAATCCCGACGAGCGCTCGACGGCCGCGCTCGTCCGCAACGCCCTCGAAGAGCGCGAGGAGGCGATCGGGCACATTCCGGTCGAGACCTCGCCCGGCGTCTCGCTGACCCGGCGCGGCTTCGAGCCGCTGCTGGAGTCGGTCGAGGGGACCGTCGTTCAGCTCCACGAGGACGGCGACCCGGTCGTCGAGGTCGCCCCGCCGGAGGATCCGATCTTCGTGCTCTCGGATCACAACGACTTCACCGACGACGAGGCGGCCCTACTCGACGACGCCGCCGACCGGCGCGTGCGGCTGGGCCCCGAGCGGTTGCACGCCGACCACGCCATCACGGTCGCGCACAATCACCTGGACACGGACGGGTTCACCCGGTACTGA
- a CDS encoding HVO_2922 family protein yields the protein MGDTVLQIDGDRSRTEVASTLRALAEQLDRGEEVRLVGDGETIGVRPADELAFELEVEQGSNGDREIEVEIELEWTEPSESPSDAEAASDAEVASEAADELSDAEASPAAPEETDVDKAVPDDAGTIASLARFEVYRDRADEWRWRLVHRNGNIIAASGEGYTTRQNAEKGMRSVMRNAPGASILRGE from the coding sequence ATGGGAGATACCGTTCTGCAGATCGACGGCGATCGATCACGGACAGAAGTCGCGTCGACGCTTCGCGCACTCGCCGAGCAGCTCGACCGCGGCGAGGAGGTCCGGCTCGTCGGTGACGGCGAGACGATCGGGGTCCGGCCGGCCGACGAGCTGGCCTTCGAGCTGGAGGTCGAGCAGGGGTCGAACGGCGACCGCGAGATCGAGGTCGAGATCGAACTGGAGTGGACCGAACCGTCCGAGTCGCCGAGCGACGCCGAAGCGGCGTCCGACGCCGAAGTGGCATCGGAAGCCGCCGACGAGCTTTCGGACGCCGAGGCGTCACCGGCCGCGCCCGAGGAGACGGACGTCGATAAGGCGGTGCCGGACGACGCCGGCACGATCGCGAGCCTCGCGCGGTTCGAGGTGTACCGCGACCGCGCCGACGAGTGGCGCTGGCGGCTAGTCCACCGCAACGGGAACATCATCGCCGCGAGCGGCGAGGGGTACACGACCCGACAGAACGCCGAAAAAGGGATGCGCAGCGTGATGCGGAACGCGCCCGGCGCGAGCATCCTGCGCGGCGAGTAA
- the tgtA gene encoding tRNA guanosine(15) transglycosylase TgtA, with protein sequence MREHFELRDADAAGRIGRLTVPRADVTVETPVLLPVVNPNLQTISPKRLHEEFGAEILITNSYIIHGNDELREDALDRGLHEMLEFPGAIMTDSGSFQLSEYGEIDVTTDEILRFQRKIGSDIGTPVDIPTPPDVDRERAEDELATTKERLEEAEGIDTGEMLVNAPVQGSTYTDLREDAAEHADATDLDVFPVGAVVPLMNDYRYGDMVDAVAAAKRGLGEDAPVHLFGAGHPMMFALAVAMGCDLFDSAAYALYARDGRYLTVDGTEHLDELDYLPCSCPVCTEFSPDELRALDDRAQEEELAAHNLHVTFQEIRRIKQAIRDGDLLELVEARARAHPAMLDGYRALCDHAEQLERSDPASKNAFFYLSAESADRPEVVRHHKRLDRLDPEGEVLLTEGNKSDSFDESWRVVPPFGPFPRELSETYPLTAEVPDRCDRRALERAADGIARLTELNPDVEFTVGHRDWHASALERIPERVTLWNLSEQSR encoded by the coding sequence ATGCGAGAGCACTTCGAGCTCCGGGACGCCGACGCGGCCGGCCGGATCGGCCGGCTGACGGTCCCCCGCGCCGACGTCACCGTCGAGACGCCGGTGCTGCTGCCGGTCGTCAACCCGAACCTCCAGACGATCTCCCCGAAGCGGCTCCACGAGGAGTTCGGCGCCGAGATCCTCATCACCAACTCCTACATCATCCACGGCAACGACGAGCTTCGCGAGGACGCCCTCGATCGCGGGCTCCACGAGATGCTGGAGTTCCCCGGCGCGATCATGACCGACTCCGGGTCGTTTCAACTCTCGGAGTACGGCGAGATCGACGTGACGACCGACGAGATCCTGCGCTTCCAGCGAAAGATCGGCTCGGACATCGGGACGCCCGTCGACATCCCGACGCCGCCGGACGTCGACCGCGAGCGCGCGGAAGACGAGCTCGCGACGACGAAAGAGCGCCTCGAGGAAGCCGAGGGGATCGACACGGGCGAGATGCTCGTCAACGCGCCGGTCCAGGGGTCGACGTACACCGACCTCCGGGAGGACGCCGCCGAGCACGCCGACGCGACCGACCTCGACGTCTTCCCGGTCGGCGCGGTCGTCCCGCTGATGAACGACTACCGGTACGGCGACATGGTCGACGCCGTCGCCGCCGCCAAGCGCGGGCTGGGCGAGGACGCGCCGGTCCACCTGTTCGGCGCCGGCCACCCCATGATGTTCGCGCTCGCGGTCGCGATGGGCTGCGATCTGTTCGACTCGGCCGCCTACGCCCTGTACGCCCGAGACGGCCGGTATCTCACCGTCGACGGCACCGAGCACCTCGACGAACTCGACTACCTGCCCTGCTCGTGTCCGGTCTGCACCGAGTTCTCGCCGGACGAACTGCGCGCGCTCGACGACCGCGCTCAGGAGGAGGAACTCGCCGCCCACAACCTCCACGTCACGTTCCAGGAGATCCGCCGGATCAAGCAGGCGATCCGCGACGGCGACCTGCTGGAACTCGTCGAGGCCCGCGCCCGCGCCCATCCCGCGATGCTCGACGGCTATCGCGCGCTGTGCGATCACGCCGAGCAGCTCGAACGATCGGATCCCGCCTCCAAGAACGCCTTCTTCTACCTCTCCGCCGAGAGCGCGGACCGCCCCGAAGTCGTTCGTCACCACAAGCGCCTCGACCGGCTCGATCCCGAGGGAGAAGTGCTGCTCACCGAGGGCAACAAGTCCGACAGCTTCGACGAATCCTGGCGCGTCGTTCCGCCGTTCGGTCCGTTCCCCAGAGAACTGTCCGAAACGTACCCGCTCACCGCGGAGGTGCCCGACCGCTGCGATCGGCGCGCGCTCGAACGCGCCGCCGACGGCATCGCCCGGCTGACGGAGTTGAACCCCGACGTCGAGTTCACCGTCGGTCACCGTGACTGGCACGCGTCCGCTCTGGAGCGGATCCCCGAGCGAGTGACGCTGTGGAATCTCTCGGAGCAATCCCGTTAA
- the arcS gene encoding archaeosine synthase subunit alpha codes for MTDYFEVLERDAAARIAQLRLDEPLTTPALVDDVAEDAGSLWPEDRELPEGSESQLTILPHRGFPSGTADEVKESFAVDYPDVDYPSAVVVDPDTADDFGADAYVLSGTQNVVGHGSAFRDAVVETREAIPADSGLYLSGVATPANVATLVYAGVDLLDADRAVVKGTQGKYLTSEGEHFLSDLQELPCACPACQQSVEEFDREDCVEHNVNALRAELGTVRERIRAGRLRDYIEGQARHEQWCTAAFRQFDQQWSYLEQRTPVLRGSELVSATEDTIRRVEIQRFAERVTTRYENRFDNPLVLVPCSAEKPYSESQSHGQFHDAVQFRGHTVSMTSPIGVVPQELETTYPAQHYDSVVTGRWSEDEKRFVADVLEAYLRRNEYPRVVAHVPEEGYRDICERVEAELGLDFEYTVADHPTDDESLANLASTMQGELKFSKREREHNTVRAIADYQFGPGAGDELFDDISMESRYPKLRVHDADGEQLAAMVPNYGVLAFTLEGARRWVESPAPTKRVEIDAFVPHGDVLAPGIVDADDEIRVGDEIVIEGRKAFGVGRATMSGPEMAESTRGVASSVRHVEEK; via the coding sequence ATGACCGACTACTTCGAGGTGCTGGAGCGGGACGCCGCCGCGCGGATCGCCCAGCTCCGCCTCGACGAGCCGCTGACGACGCCGGCGCTCGTCGACGACGTCGCGGAGGACGCCGGCAGCCTGTGGCCCGAGGACCGCGAGCTTCCCGAAGGATCGGAGAGCCAGCTCACGATCCTGCCCCACCGCGGCTTTCCCTCCGGAACGGCCGACGAAGTCAAAGAGTCGTTCGCGGTCGACTACCCCGACGTCGACTACCCCAGCGCGGTCGTCGTGGATCCCGACACGGCCGACGACTTCGGCGCAGACGCGTACGTCCTCTCGGGCACTCAAAATGTCGTCGGCCACGGCAGCGCGTTCCGCGACGCCGTCGTCGAGACGCGCGAGGCGATCCCGGCCGACAGCGGGCTGTACCTCTCGGGCGTCGCGACGCCGGCCAACGTCGCCACGCTCGTCTACGCCGGCGTCGACCTACTCGACGCCGACCGCGCCGTGGTGAAAGGCACCCAGGGCAAGTATCTCACCAGTGAGGGCGAGCACTTCCTCTCGGACCTACAAGAACTCCCCTGCGCCTGCCCGGCCTGCCAGCAGTCGGTCGAGGAGTTCGACCGCGAGGACTGCGTCGAGCACAACGTCAACGCGCTGCGAGCCGAACTCGGGACCGTCCGCGAGCGCATCCGCGCCGGGCGCCTCCGGGACTACATCGAGGGACAGGCTCGCCACGAGCAGTGGTGCACCGCCGCGTTCCGCCAGTTCGACCAGCAGTGGTCCTATCTCGAACAGCGCACGCCCGTCCTGCGCGGGTCGGAACTCGTTTCCGCGACCGAAGACACGATCCGGCGCGTCGAGATCCAGCGGTTCGCCGAGCGCGTCACGACGCGCTACGAGAATCGGTTCGACAACCCGCTCGTGCTGGTGCCGTGCTCGGCCGAGAAACCCTACAGCGAGTCCCAGAGCCACGGGCAGTTCCACGACGCCGTCCAGTTCCGCGGCCACACCGTCTCGATGACCAGCCCGATCGGCGTCGTCCCCCAGGAGCTGGAGACCACCTATCCCGCTCAGCACTACGACTCCGTGGTGACCGGGCGCTGGTCCGAGGACGAGAAGCGATTCGTCGCTGACGTGTTAGAGGCGTACCTCCGGCGCAACGAGTATCCGCGGGTCGTCGCGCACGTCCCCGAGGAGGGGTACCGCGACATCTGCGAGCGCGTCGAAGCCGAGCTCGGCCTCGACTTCGAGTACACCGTCGCGGACCACCCCACCGACGACGAGTCGCTCGCGAACCTCGCCAGCACGATGCAGGGCGAGCTCAAGTTCTCGAAGCGCGAGCGCGAGCACAACACCGTTCGCGCGATCGCCGACTACCAGTTCGGTCCCGGTGCGGGCGACGAGCTGTTCGACGACATCTCGATGGAGAGCCGCTACCCCAAGCTGCGCGTCCACGACGCCGACGGCGAGCAGCTCGCCGCGATGGTGCCCAACTACGGCGTCCTCGCGTTCACCTTGGAAGGCGCTCGCCGGTGGGTCGAGAGCCCAGCCCCGACCAAGCGCGTCGAGATCGACGCCTTCGTGCCCCACGGCGACGTGCTGGCGCCGGGCATCGTCGACGCCGACGACGAGATCCGCGTCGGCGACGAGATCGTCATCGAGGGGCGGAAGGCCTTCGGCGTCGGCCGCGCGACGATGTCCGGCCCGGAGATGGCCGAGAGCACCCGCGGCGTCGCCTCCTCGGTTCGCCACGTCGAGGAGAAGTAG
- a CDS encoding glycoside hydrolase family 68 protein gives MADYGPESDDDGTPRWTRAQASGIERSPDAVAPIVYPPDEQDAPEIHVWDTWFLRNRDGSIAEIDGYRVTFSLTAPADLLPGKRHDVATIRYFYSRDGRTWHCGGPVFEDTDEQSSASPRSTSSREDGAALGSRQWAGSALYDEDGAVYVYYTAAGERGEDELTYTQRIAVGAGGRVETTDERLSIEGPFDHEVLLEPDGDRYEREDQSRGMIYTFRDPWFFEDPETGETCLLFEANTPTQEGSDAGDGDPHHQEFNGSVGIAVSESGDPTEWELDDPLLEGVSTNQELERPHVVVRDDRYYLFLSSHEHTFAPGIEGYDALYGFVADSLRGDYEPLNGSGLVVTNPANAPFQTYSWVAYPHREELLVSSFFNYYDLRGLSLDDVAELPPEEQQRRFGGTLAPTLRLALDGTETRVLGALDHGHLPLPDEELPPLLSEYRSEDPEQSEY, from the coding sequence ATGGCAGATTACGGACCCGAGTCGGACGACGACGGGACGCCGCGGTGGACCCGCGCGCAGGCGTCGGGGATCGAGCGCAGTCCCGACGCCGTCGCGCCGATCGTCTACCCGCCCGACGAGCAGGACGCCCCGGAGATCCACGTCTGGGACACCTGGTTCCTGCGGAACCGCGACGGGTCGATCGCGGAGATCGACGGCTACCGCGTGACGTTCTCGCTGACGGCGCCGGCCGACCTGCTGCCGGGCAAGCGCCACGACGTCGCGACGATTCGGTACTTCTACTCCCGCGACGGACGAACCTGGCACTGCGGCGGCCCGGTGTTCGAGGACACCGACGAGCAAAGCTCGGCGAGCCCTCGCTCGACTTCGTCTCGCGAGGACGGAGCCGCGCTGGGCTCGCGCCAGTGGGCCGGATCGGCGCTGTACGACGAGGACGGCGCCGTCTACGTCTACTACACCGCCGCCGGCGAGCGCGGCGAGGACGAGCTGACGTACACCCAGCGGATCGCCGTCGGCGCCGGGGGACGCGTCGAGACGACCGACGAGAGGCTCTCAATCGAGGGGCCGTTCGACCACGAGGTGCTGCTCGAACCCGACGGCGATCGCTACGAGCGGGAGGACCAGTCCCGCGGGATGATCTACACGTTCCGCGACCCGTGGTTCTTCGAGGACCCCGAGACCGGCGAGACGTGCCTGCTGTTCGAGGCCAACACCCCGACCCAAGAGGGCAGCGACGCCGGCGACGGGGATCCCCATCACCAGGAGTTCAACGGCAGCGTCGGCATCGCCGTCTCCGAGAGCGGGGATCCGACCGAGTGGGAGCTCGACGACCCGCTGCTGGAGGGCGTCTCCACCAACCAGGAGCTCGAACGGCCCCACGTCGTCGTGCGCGACGACCGGTACTACCTGTTCCTCTCGAGCCACGAGCACACGTTCGCGCCGGGGATCGAGGGGTACGACGCGCTGTACGGCTTCGTCGCCGACTCGCTTCGGGGCGACTACGAGCCGCTCAACGGGAGCGGGCTGGTCGTGACGAACCCGGCGAACGCGCCGTTCCAGACGTACTCGTGGGTCGCGTACCCCCACCGCGAGGAGTTGCTGGTGAGTAGCTTCTTCAACTACTACGATCTCCGCGGGCTGTCGCTGGACGACGTCGCGGAGCTACCGCCCGAGGAACAGCAGCGCCGGTTCGGCGGGACGCTCGCGCCGACGCTCCGGCTCGCCCTCGACGGGACGGAGACGCGCGTGCTCGGCGCGCTGGATCACGGCCACCTGCCGCTTCCGGACGAGGAGCTGCCACCGCTACTCTCGGAGTACCGGAGCGAGGATCCGGAGCAGAGCGAGTACTGA
- a CDS encoding HalOD1 output domain-containing protein, translated as MQRKAPEQRTRAGTEERDVFWAYHDEDSPAKLSTTVVHALADVLGADASVMREELHDCVDLRGLDLLFRDRTAGTPRAGGYLSFRLYDHQVTVYASGDIAVEPPAPTRGSPPAV; from the coding sequence ATGCAACGCAAAGCACCCGAACAGAGAACGCGGGCCGGCACCGAGGAGAGGGACGTGTTCTGGGCGTACCACGACGAAGACAGTCCGGCGAAGCTGAGCACGACGGTCGTGCACGCTCTGGCCGACGTGCTCGGGGCGGACGCCTCGGTGATGCGAGAGGAGCTCCACGACTGCGTCGATCTGCGGGGACTGGATCTGCTCTTCCGTGATCGGACTGCCGGGACGCCGCGCGCCGGCGGCTACCTCAGTTTCCGGCTGTACGACCACCAGGTGACGGTGTACGCCAGCGGCGACATCGCCGTCGAGCCGCCGGCGCCGACTCGGGGATCACCGCCCGCGGTCTAA